A part of Variovorax sp. HW608 genomic DNA contains:
- a CDS encoding 8-oxoguanine deaminase has translation MTSTHAPHRPLIVRHADVLVTMDAARREIPDGAVVAEGPAIAWVGPSAELPPAYADAVQSGQADAIDMRGHVVLPGLVNTHHHMYQSLTRAVPEAQDAELFGWLSHLYLLWARITPEMIRVSTQTAMAELMLSGCTTTSDHLYLFPNGARLDDSIEAAEAMGMRFHAARGSMSVGRSLGGLPPDEVVESEDAILRDSDRLIGRWHDPSRHAMRRIVLAPCSPFSVSRDLMRLSAELARERGVSLHTHLAENDNDIAYSREKFGMTPAEYAEDLGWVGRDVWHAHCVKLDEAGIALFGRTGTGVAHCPCSNMRLASGIAPIGAMRRAGVPVGLGVDGSASNDGAHLLGEARQAMLLQRVGFGPAAMTAREALEIATLGGARVLGRDDIGALAPGMSADLVGFDLRGVAHAGAGHDPVAALVFCQPGAVALCVVNGRVRIQGGRFEDVELAPLLARHRDLARMLYESARHPHTA, from the coding sequence ATGACGAGCACGCATGCGCCGCATCGCCCCCTGATCGTCCGGCATGCCGACGTGCTGGTCACGATGGACGCCGCCCGGCGCGAGATTCCCGATGGCGCGGTGGTCGCCGAAGGGCCCGCCATCGCCTGGGTCGGGCCCTCCGCCGAACTGCCGCCCGCGTATGCCGATGCGGTGCAGAGCGGGCAGGCCGACGCGATCGACATGCGCGGCCATGTGGTGCTGCCCGGGCTGGTCAACACGCACCACCACATGTACCAGAGCCTCACGCGTGCGGTGCCCGAGGCGCAGGACGCCGAGCTCTTCGGCTGGCTGAGCCACCTCTACCTGCTGTGGGCGCGCATCACGCCGGAGATGATCCGCGTCTCGACGCAAACCGCGATGGCCGAGCTGATGCTCTCCGGCTGCACGACGACCAGCGACCACCTCTACCTCTTCCCCAACGGCGCACGGCTCGACGACTCGATCGAGGCCGCAGAGGCAATGGGCATGCGCTTCCACGCCGCGCGCGGCAGCATGAGCGTGGGCCGCAGCCTGGGCGGTCTGCCGCCCGACGAAGTGGTCGAGTCCGAAGACGCCATCCTGCGCGACAGCGACCGCCTCATCGGCCGCTGGCACGATCCGTCGCGCCACGCGATGCGGCGCATCGTGCTCGCGCCCTGCTCGCCTTTCTCCGTTTCGCGCGACCTCATGCGCCTGTCGGCCGAACTGGCGCGCGAGCGCGGCGTGTCGCTGCACACCCATCTGGCCGAGAACGACAACGACATCGCCTACTCGCGCGAGAAGTTCGGCATGACGCCCGCCGAGTACGCCGAGGACCTCGGCTGGGTCGGCCGCGACGTCTGGCACGCCCACTGCGTGAAGCTCGACGAGGCCGGGATCGCGCTCTTCGGCCGCACCGGCACCGGCGTCGCGCATTGCCCGTGCTCGAACATGCGCCTGGCCTCGGGCATCGCGCCCATCGGCGCGATGCGCCGCGCCGGCGTGCCGGTGGGGCTCGGGGTGGACGGCAGTGCGTCGAACGACGGCGCGCACCTGCTCGGCGAGGCCCGGCAAGCCATGCTGCTGCAGCGCGTGGGCTTCGGCCCCGCCGCGATGACGGCGCGCGAGGCGCTGGAGATCGCAACCCTGGGCGGCGCGCGCGTGCTCGGCCGCGACGACATCGGCGCGCTCGCGCCGGGCATGTCGGCGGACCTCGTCGGCTTCGACCTCCGCGGCGTCGCGCATGCCGGCGCGGGCCACGATCCGGTGGCGGCGCTGGTGTTCTGCCAGCCCGGCGCGGTCGCCCTCTGCGTTGTCAACGGACGTGTCCGCATCCAGGGCGGACGCTTCGAGGACGTCGAACTCGCACCGCTTCTGGCACGGCATCGCGACCTCGCGCGCATGCTGTACGAGAGCGCAAGGCACCCGCACACGGCCTGA
- a CDS encoding 5'-nucleotidase has product MPVTLEDKLVVAISSRALFDLEEENRVFESGDHEGYMRLQLERLDVPARPGIAHAMVRKLLRFNEDGVQRVEVVILSRNDPVSGMRIFQSGAAAEMQLQRGVFTQGRAPFGYLRPLNADIFLSANPHDVREALAAGFPAAHVMVEAVRATDHYPDELRIAFDGDAVLFSDEAERVFQRDGLAAFQQHESSKADEPLSEGPFKPFLVALHRLQQSGTSRMRIRTALVTARGAPAHRRAIRTLMKWNIKVDEAMFLAGLPKGEFLREFEPDFFFDDQTGHVDSAARHVPAGHVASGISNEAPGGS; this is encoded by the coding sequence ATGCCGGTCACTCTCGAAGACAAGCTCGTGGTCGCGATCTCATCGCGCGCGCTGTTCGATCTCGAAGAAGAGAACCGCGTCTTCGAATCGGGCGATCACGAGGGCTACATGCGCCTGCAGCTCGAACGGCTGGACGTGCCCGCGCGGCCGGGCATCGCGCACGCGATGGTGCGCAAGCTGCTGCGCTTCAACGAAGACGGCGTGCAGCGGGTGGAGGTCGTGATCCTCTCGCGCAACGACCCGGTCTCGGGCATGCGCATCTTCCAATCGGGCGCGGCGGCCGAGATGCAGTTGCAACGCGGCGTCTTCACGCAAGGGCGGGCGCCCTTCGGCTACCTGCGACCGCTCAACGCCGACATCTTCCTGTCGGCCAACCCGCACGACGTGCGCGAGGCGCTGGCCGCCGGCTTTCCGGCCGCGCACGTGATGGTCGAGGCGGTGCGCGCCACCGACCACTACCCTGACGAGCTGCGCATCGCATTCGACGGCGACGCGGTGCTCTTCAGCGACGAGGCCGAGCGCGTGTTCCAGCGCGACGGCCTCGCGGCCTTCCAGCAGCATGAATCGAGCAAGGCCGACGAGCCGCTGTCCGAAGGCCCCTTCAAGCCCTTTCTCGTGGCGCTGCACCGGCTGCAGCAATCGGGCACCTCGCGCATGCGCATCCGCACCGCGCTGGTCACCGCGCGCGGAGCCCCGGCGCACAGGCGCGCCATCCGCACGCTGATGAAATGGAACATCAAGGTCGACGAAGCGATGTTCCTCGCCGGCCTGCCCAAGGGCGAGTTCCTGCGCGAATTCGAACCCGACTTCTTCTTCGACGACCAGACCGGCCACGTCGATTCGGCGGCCCGCCATGTGCCGGCGGGCCATGTCGCGAGCGGCATCAGCAACGAGGCACCGGGCGGGTCATGA
- the gspF gene encoding type II secretion system inner membrane protein GspF produces the protein MPAYSFEAIDQQGQPRKGVLEADTARSARGMLRAQSLIPLEVTVVGSAESGAPAAGGWKRVIGGGRIFNSTTLAVWTRQLAGLVSSGLPLERALTALTDEAESEAQRNLVASLRAEVNAGSPFGRALSQHPREFSSIYTAVIGAGEQSGNLGLVLERLADDLEQRQALQQKLVGAALYPAIVTVVAIVIVVFLVSYVVPQVANVFAGTKRALPILTVAMLAISDFVRHYGWAMLGVVVLAALGGRIALSRAALRERFDAAWLNLPLVGKLSRGYNAARFASTLAMLATAGVPILRALQAASETLGNRAMRADALDALVLVREGAPLASALAQKKRFPGIVSMFARLGEQTGTLPLMLQRAANQLGAEVQRRAMHLATILEPLLIVAMGGVVMLIVLAVLMPIIQLNQFVK, from the coding sequence ATGCCTGCCTATTCCTTCGAAGCCATAGACCAACAGGGGCAGCCCCGCAAGGGCGTACTCGAAGCCGACACCGCGCGCAGCGCGCGCGGCATGCTGCGTGCCCAGTCGCTGATCCCGCTCGAGGTGACGGTGGTCGGCAGTGCCGAAAGCGGCGCGCCGGCCGCCGGCGGCTGGAAGCGCGTGATCGGCGGCGGCCGCATCTTCAACTCGACCACCCTGGCCGTCTGGACGCGCCAGCTGGCCGGGCTGGTGTCGTCGGGACTGCCGCTCGAACGCGCGCTCACGGCGCTCACCGACGAGGCGGAGAGCGAGGCGCAGCGCAACCTCGTGGCCTCCCTGCGCGCCGAGGTCAACGCAGGCTCGCCCTTCGGACGCGCGCTCTCGCAGCATCCGCGCGAGTTCTCCTCGATCTACACCGCCGTGATCGGCGCCGGCGAACAAAGCGGCAATCTCGGCCTGGTGCTCGAACGCTTGGCGGACGACCTGGAGCAGCGACAGGCGCTGCAGCAGAAGCTGGTCGGCGCGGCGCTCTATCCGGCGATCGTGACCGTGGTCGCGATCGTGATCGTCGTCTTCCTCGTGAGCTACGTGGTGCCGCAGGTGGCGAACGTGTTCGCCGGCACCAAGCGGGCGCTGCCGATCCTTACCGTCGCCATGCTCGCGATCAGCGACTTCGTGCGCCACTATGGGTGGGCGATGCTGGGCGTGGTCGTCCTCGCAGCCCTCGGCGGGCGCATCGCGCTCTCGCGTGCCGCATTGCGCGAGCGCTTCGACGCGGCCTGGCTCAACCTGCCGCTGGTCGGCAAGCTCTCGCGCGGCTACAACGCGGCGCGCTTCGCGAGCACGCTCGCGATGCTGGCCACGGCCGGGGTGCCGATTCTTCGCGCGCTGCAGGCGGCCTCCGAAACCCTGGGCAACCGCGCCATGCGCGCCGACGCGCTCGATGCGCTGGTGCTGGTGCGCGAAGGCGCGCCGCTCGCATCGGCACTGGCGCAGAAGAAGCGCTTCCCGGGCATCGTCTCGATGTTCGCGCGGCTCGGCGAACAGACCGGCACCTTGCCGCTGATGCTGCAGCGCGCAGCCAACCAGCTCGGCGCCGAGGTGCAGCGCCGCGCCATGCATCTGGCGACGATCCTCGAGCCGCTGCTGATCGTGGCGATGGGCGGCGTCGTGATGCTGATCGTGCTGGCGGTGCTGATGCCGATCATCCAGCTCAACCAGTTCGTCAAGTAG
- the gspE gene encoding type II secretion system ATPase GspE: MRYPLPYAFARSQQLLLEETDDGNLTLWMPKVPPRSALGEVLRKFQVKAFEPLAPDQLAKRISAAYAQGESNAAAVVSEVQSDADLSRMMQELPAVEDLLESAGDAPIIRMLNALLTQAARDGASDIHIEPYERTSSVRFRIDGTLREVVQPNRALHAALISRLKIMADLDISEKRLPQDGRISLRIGTRAVDVRVSTLPSAHGERAVLRLLDKSESKLTLESVGMLGDTRARFEHLIGQPHGIVLVTGPTGSGKTTTLYAALGQLDASSSNIMTVEDPIEYELPGVGQTQVNAKIDLTFAKALRAILRQDPDVIMIGEIRDFETAQIAIQASLTGHLVFATLHTNDSVSAVTRLTDMGVEPFLLSSSLLGVLAQRLVRKLCPVCSAPGPGGGEAVPVGCDACGQTGYQGRTGIFELLVADDTVQSLIHSRAPESQIFVAGERGGLRSMREDGERLVKAGVTSRAELLRVTRE, from the coding sequence ATGCGCTACCCTCTTCCCTACGCTTTCGCGCGCAGCCAGCAGCTGCTGCTCGAGGAAACGGACGACGGCAACCTGACGCTCTGGATGCCGAAGGTGCCGCCGCGCAGCGCGCTCGGCGAGGTGCTGCGCAAGTTCCAGGTCAAGGCCTTCGAGCCGCTCGCGCCCGACCAGCTCGCCAAGCGCATCAGCGCCGCCTATGCGCAGGGCGAGTCCAACGCCGCTGCGGTGGTCAGCGAGGTGCAGAGCGATGCCGACCTCTCGCGCATGATGCAGGAGCTGCCCGCGGTCGAGGACCTGCTCGAGTCCGCCGGCGACGCACCGATCATCCGCATGCTCAACGCGCTGCTCACCCAGGCGGCGCGCGACGGCGCGAGCGACATCCACATCGAGCCCTACGAGCGGACCTCGTCGGTGCGCTTCCGCATCGACGGCACGCTGCGCGAAGTGGTGCAGCCGAATCGCGCGCTGCATGCGGCCCTGATCTCGCGCCTGAAGATCATGGCCGACCTCGACATCTCCGAGAAACGGCTGCCGCAGGACGGCCGCATCAGCCTGCGCATCGGCACGCGCGCGGTGGACGTGCGGGTCTCGACGCTGCCGTCGGCGCACGGCGAACGCGCGGTGCTGCGTCTGCTCGACAAGTCCGAGAGCAAGCTCACGCTCGAATCGGTCGGCATGCTGGGCGACACGCGCGCGCGCTTCGAGCACCTGATCGGACAGCCGCACGGCATCGTCCTCGTGACCGGGCCGACCGGCTCGGGCAAGACGACTACGCTCTACGCGGCGCTCGGCCAGCTCGATGCCAGCAGCAGCAACATCATGACGGTGGAAGACCCGATCGAATACGAGCTGCCCGGCGTCGGCCAGACGCAGGTCAACGCGAAGATCGACCTGACTTTCGCCAAGGCCCTGCGCGCGATCCTGCGGCAGGACCCGGACGTGATCATGATCGGCGAGATCCGCGACTTCGAGACCGCGCAGATCGCGATCCAGGCCTCGCTCACCGGCCACCTCGTGTTCGCGACGCTGCACACCAACGATTCCGTCAGCGCGGTGACCCGGCTGACCGACATGGGCGTCGAGCCCTTCCTGCTGAGTTCATCGCTGCTCGGCGTGCTCGCGCAGCGGCTGGTGCGCAAGCTGTGCCCGGTGTGCTCGGCGCCCGGGCCCGGCGGCGGCGAAGCGGTGCCGGTCGGATGCGACGCCTGCGGCCAGACCGGCTACCAGGGCCGCACCGGCATCTTCGAGCTGCTGGTGGCCGACGACACGGTGCAATCGCTGATCCACAGCCGCGCGCCCGAAAGCCAGATCTTCGTGGCGGGCGAGCGCGGCGGGCTGCGCTCGATGCGCGAGGACGGCGAACGGCTGGTCAAGGCCGGCGTCACATCCCGCGCCGAGCTGCTCCGGGTCACCCGGGAATAG
- the gspD gene encoding type II secretion system secretin GspD: protein MKKPETSYGARIGTIALAAQMLIAAACIPSAFAQDAPRRGEPITLNFTNAEIESVARTMAVVTGRDVVVDPRVKGTVTLQTDRAIAPEAAFNQFAAALRLQGFAVVQSEGLYKIVPEADAKLQSTTVTTATPVTSSLSGNQIVTQVFKLNYESANNLLPVLRPLIAPNNTINVNPGNNSLVITDYAENMRRLARIIAALDLPNASDIEVIPLKHSVATDLVPLVTRLLEGGAGTGPAAGAAPGTTDASFRTALLAEPRGNTIILRAANPARAQLVRTLIEKLDRPPVDSGNGAAGNVYVVYLKNADAVKLAATLRAAMSAEARGGGGATGSLQATSPTTQPLQQQASATQTGMSQSPQATAPLNNANQPSTGGQIQADPSTNSLVITAPEPQYRQIRAVIDKLDGRRAQVMIEALIVEVSANKAAQFGVQWQSAVGNNGVIGTNSSLSGANILALTAALAAKTPAAITTLGTGINIGVGKRYGNQFALNAIANFFAGDADSNLLSTPNLLTLDNEEAKIIIGQNVPFVTGQFTNTGAASGSVNPFTTIERKDVGLTLRVRPQINENGTIKMIVFQETSTVQAGTEKDANGPTTNKRSIESSVLVEDGGLVMLGGLLSDNYSNNIDKVPLAGDIPVLGNLFKSENRSRQKTNLMMFLRPIVLRDAATSTGLANDRYDLMRALQGQLQPEDHPMLNNVDAAPVMPPPPPLQTGPGTLRMDGTTLIPPPIAPVQRLAPSPLKGSLPPTSDPATSRELP from the coding sequence ATGAAGAAGCCTGAGACTTCGTACGGTGCGCGCATCGGCACCATCGCGCTCGCCGCACAGATGCTGATTGCCGCCGCGTGCATCCCCTCGGCATTCGCGCAGGACGCTCCGCGGCGAGGCGAACCGATCACGCTGAACTTCACCAACGCGGAGATCGAATCGGTCGCCCGGACCATGGCGGTCGTGACCGGGCGCGACGTGGTGGTCGATCCGCGCGTGAAGGGCACCGTGACCCTGCAGACCGACCGCGCGATCGCGCCCGAAGCCGCCTTCAACCAGTTCGCCGCGGCGCTGCGGCTGCAGGGCTTCGCGGTCGTGCAGTCCGAAGGGCTCTACAAGATCGTGCCCGAGGCCGACGCCAAGCTGCAGAGCACCACGGTGACGACCGCCACGCCCGTCACCTCGAGCCTGAGCGGCAACCAGATCGTCACGCAGGTCTTCAAGCTCAACTACGAGTCGGCGAACAACCTGCTGCCGGTGCTGCGTCCGCTGATCGCGCCGAACAACACGATCAACGTGAACCCCGGCAACAACTCGCTGGTCATCACCGACTACGCCGAGAACATGCGCCGGCTGGCGCGCATCATCGCCGCGCTCGATCTGCCGAACGCCTCGGACATCGAGGTGATTCCCCTCAAGCATTCGGTCGCGACGGATCTCGTGCCCCTGGTGACCCGGCTTCTCGAAGGCGGCGCCGGCACCGGGCCGGCGGCCGGCGCGGCACCCGGGACGACCGACGCTTCGTTCCGCACCGCGCTCCTGGCCGAGCCCCGCGGCAACACGATCATCCTGCGGGCCGCCAATCCGGCACGGGCGCAACTGGTTCGCACGCTGATCGAAAAACTCGACCGTCCGCCCGTGGACAGCGGCAACGGCGCCGCGGGCAATGTGTACGTGGTCTACCTCAAGAACGCCGACGCGGTGAAGCTCGCCGCGACGCTGCGCGCCGCCATGTCGGCCGAAGCGCGCGGGGGCGGCGGCGCGACCGGCTCGCTCCAGGCCACCAGCCCCACGACCCAGCCGCTGCAGCAGCAGGCCAGCGCGACGCAGACCGGCATGTCGCAGAGCCCGCAGGCCACGGCGCCCCTGAACAACGCCAACCAGCCGTCCACCGGCGGGCAGATCCAGGCCGACCCCTCGACCAATTCGCTCGTCATCACGGCGCCCGAGCCGCAGTACCGGCAGATCCGCGCCGTGATCGACAAGCTCGACGGGCGCCGCGCCCAAGTCATGATCGAGGCCCTGATCGTCGAAGTCAGCGCCAATAAGGCGGCGCAATTCGGCGTCCAGTGGCAGAGTGCGGTCGGCAACAACGGCGTCATCGGCACCAATTCCAGCCTGTCCGGCGCCAACATCCTGGCGCTCACCGCCGCGCTGGCGGCCAAGACGCCCGCGGCCATCACGACCCTGGGAACCGGCATCAACATCGGTGTCGGGAAACGGTACGGCAACCAGTTCGCCCTCAACGCGATCGCCAACTTCTTCGCCGGCGACGCCGATTCCAATCTGCTCTCGACGCCCAACCTGTTGACCCTGGACAACGAGGAGGCCAAGATCATCATCGGCCAGAACGTGCCGTTCGTGACCGGCCAGTTCACCAACACCGGCGCGGCCAGCGGCTCGGTGAACCCGTTCACGACGATCGAGCGCAAGGACGTGGGCCTGACCTTGCGCGTGCGCCCGCAGATCAACGAGAACGGGACCATCAAGATGATCGTGTTCCAGGAAACATCGACGGTGCAGGCGGGCACCGAAAAAGATGCGAACGGCCCGACCACCAACAAGCGCTCGATCGAGTCCAGCGTGCTGGTCGAAGACGGCGGCCTGGTCATGCTGGGCGGCCTCTTGTCCGACAACTACAGCAACAACATCGACAAGGTCCCGCTGGCCGGCGACATTCCGGTGCTCGGCAATCTGTTCAAGAGCGAGAACCGCTCGCGGCAAAAGACCAATCTGATGATGTTCCTGCGGCCCATCGTGCTGCGCGATGCGGCCACCAGTACCGGGCTCGCCAACGACCGCTACGACCTGATGCGGGCCCTGCAAGGGCAGTTGCAACCCGAGGACCACCCGATGCTGAACAACGTGGACGCGGCTCCGGTGATGCCGCCGCCGCCCCCGCTTCAGACCGGGCCTGGAACCCTCCGAATGGACGGCACCACGCTGATTCCGCCGCCGATCGCGCCGGTCCAGCGACTGGCACCATCACCCTTGAAAGGTTCCTTGCCCCCGACCTCGGATCCGGCGACCTCGCGCGAGCTGCCTTAG
- the gspN gene encoding type II secretion system protein N, giving the protein MATARPAPSSDGASGWRWAALGGLVGVAFALSFFAPARWLAAGLSQWSNGHLKLVNARGTVWTGSAGLVFSSGAGGAEAISLPGTLGWTLRPRWDGVTAALDIPCCAAQPLEFRARPRPGGLELAWRDGQSRWPAALLTGFGAPWNTLKLDGTMDVSMQAFTLRWDGPQLALAGRATLDATDISSSLSTLKPMGSYRVALEGGPAPSVLLTTREGSGLQLSGSGRWNGSTLHFDGEASAAPGREDALSNLLNIIGRREGARSLITLG; this is encoded by the coding sequence ATGGCCACCGCACGCCCCGCCCCAAGCTCCGACGGCGCCTCCGGCTGGCGCTGGGCCGCGCTCGGCGGGCTGGTCGGAGTCGCGTTCGCGCTCTCCTTCTTCGCGCCGGCGCGCTGGCTGGCGGCCGGGTTGTCCCAGTGGAGCAACGGCCATCTGAAACTCGTCAACGCGCGCGGGACGGTCTGGACCGGCAGCGCCGGACTGGTGTTTTCCAGCGGCGCGGGCGGCGCCGAGGCGATCTCGCTGCCTGGCACGCTCGGCTGGACGCTGCGCCCGCGCTGGGACGGCGTCACCGCCGCGCTCGACATTCCCTGCTGCGCCGCCCAACCGCTCGAATTCCGGGCCCGGCCGCGTCCGGGCGGCCTCGAGCTCGCATGGCGCGACGGCCAGTCGCGCTGGCCCGCCGCGCTGCTGACCGGCTTCGGCGCACCGTGGAACACGCTCAAACTCGACGGCACCATGGACGTCTCGATGCAGGCCTTCACGCTGCGCTGGGACGGCCCCCAGCTCGCGCTGGCCGGGCGCGCGACCCTCGACGCGACCGATATTTCCTCCAGTCTCTCGACCTTGAAGCCGATGGGCAGCTACCGCGTGGCCCTCGAAGGCGGTCCGGCGCCGAGCGTGCTGCTGACCACCCGCGAAGGCAGCGGGCTGCAACTGAGCGGCAGCGGCCGATGGAACGGCAGCACGCTGCACTTCGACGGCGAGGCCAGCGCCGCGCCGGGACGGGAAGACGCGCTCTCGAATCTGTTGAACATCATCGGGCGACGCGAAGGCGCACGCTCGCTCATCACACTGGGATGA
- the gspM gene encoding type II secretion system protein GspM, which produces MKWTETLEARWRAWWPELGAREQRLVIAGGVLVAVALFWWIGLAPALRTLSSAPAEHAELDAQLQNMTNLQAQAKALQSQPRASRDDAMRSLETSVREDLRGTGQLQSAGAGEAATVAVRGASAETLAQWFAQVRSNARAVPREVHLTRNTQQGGKPTAPGSPPGGEPSGARWDGTLVMSLPAR; this is translated from the coding sequence ATGAAGTGGACCGAAACCCTCGAAGCCCGCTGGCGGGCGTGGTGGCCCGAACTCGGCGCGCGCGAGCAGCGCCTGGTCATCGCCGGCGGCGTGCTGGTGGCGGTCGCCCTGTTCTGGTGGATCGGACTCGCACCCGCATTGCGCACGCTGTCTTCCGCCCCCGCCGAACACGCAGAGCTCGATGCGCAATTGCAGAACATGACGAACCTGCAGGCGCAGGCCAAGGCGCTGCAATCGCAGCCGCGCGCGAGCCGCGACGACGCCATGCGCAGCCTCGAAACCTCGGTGCGCGAGGACCTGCGCGGCACGGGGCAGCTGCAATCCGCCGGCGCCGGCGAAGCCGCGACCGTCGCAGTGCGCGGCGCCTCCGCCGAGACCCTGGCGCAATGGTTCGCGCAGGTCCGCAGCAACGCCCGCGCGGTGCCGCGCGAGGTCCACCTGACGCGCAACACGCAGCAGGGCGGCAAGCCGACGGCACCCGGGTCCCCGCCAGGCGGCGAGCCCTCGGGCGCGCGCTGGGACGGCACCCTCGTCATGAGCCTGCCGGCACGCTGA
- the gspL gene encoding type II secretion system protein GspL: MSVLLVTIPITPGSAIAEYGWADWSSDGRKLRAQGSAPAALLPSGDEVVLGVPIAALSWHQVTLPQGSMSGSARLRSVLNGLLEDQLLDEPESLHFALEPGAHVGAPIWVAACNRTWLRSAVQALEAAGRRVTRIIPEFAPAPAGGPSMLFVIGEPEAAVCVITGPDGVATLPFDDASLELVGTLPPGTSALAEPAVSELAESALGQRVPIIKPAERWLQASESPWDLAQFDLASTGRARASKKLAAISRELWRGRRWRAARWGALVLVLAQFVGLNAWAWKERSALEAKRAAVRNVLTQTFPSVRLVVDAPVQMSREVAALQQATGGVTAGDFEPMLGALSASLPRGRVPTAIDFSAGQLRLRGLGLQPSELTSVASALSSRGYSARSEGDLLLVQAEATR, translated from the coding sequence ATGTCCGTGCTGCTTGTAACCATTCCTATCACCCCCGGTTCGGCGATCGCCGAATACGGCTGGGCGGACTGGTCCAGCGACGGCCGGAAGCTGCGTGCCCAGGGGAGCGCACCCGCGGCCTTGTTGCCGTCCGGCGACGAAGTCGTCCTCGGCGTGCCGATCGCGGCGCTTTCGTGGCATCAGGTGACGCTGCCGCAGGGCAGCATGAGCGGCAGCGCGCGGCTGCGCTCCGTGCTCAACGGTCTGCTGGAGGACCAGCTCCTCGACGAGCCCGAGTCCCTGCACTTCGCGCTGGAGCCGGGGGCCCACGTCGGCGCCCCGATCTGGGTCGCGGCATGCAACCGAACCTGGCTGCGCAGCGCCGTGCAGGCGCTTGAGGCCGCCGGCCGCCGCGTCACGCGCATCATTCCCGAGTTCGCGCCCGCGCCCGCCGGCGGCCCCTCGATGCTCTTCGTCATCGGCGAGCCCGAGGCGGCAGTCTGCGTGATCACCGGTCCGGACGGCGTGGCAACACTGCCCTTCGACGACGCGAGCCTCGAACTGGTGGGCACGCTTCCACCCGGCACCAGCGCACTGGCCGAGCCGGCGGTCTCCGAGCTGGCCGAAAGCGCCCTCGGCCAGCGCGTGCCGATCATCAAGCCGGCGGAGCGCTGGCTCCAGGCCAGCGAATCGCCCTGGGACCTGGCGCAATTCGACCTCGCCTCGACCGGGCGCGCCCGCGCGAGCAAGAAGCTCGCGGCGATCTCGCGCGAGCTGTGGCGCGGCCGCCGCTGGCGTGCGGCGCGCTGGGGCGCGCTGGTGCTGGTGCTGGCGCAGTTCGTCGGTCTCAACGCCTGGGCCTGGAAGGAGCGCAGCGCGCTCGAAGCCAAGCGCGCTGCGGTGCGAAACGTGCTCACCCAGACCTTTCCCTCGGTGCGGCTCGTGGTCGATGCGCCGGTCCAGATGTCGCGCGAGGTCGCGGCGCTGCAGCAGGCGACCGGCGGGGTCACCGCCGGCGACTTCGAGCCCATGCTGGGCGCCCTGTCCGCAAGTCTCCCGCGCGGGCGCGTTCCGACGGCCATCGATTTCAGCGCCGGCCAGCTTCGCCTGCGCGGCCTGGGTCTGCAGCCTTCCGAGCTGACCAGCGTGGCTTCGGCACTTTCCTCGCGCGGCTACAGCGCGCGCAGCGAGGGCGACCTGCTTCTCGTGCAGGCGGAGGCGACGCGATGA